TGGTTATTGACATGACAACATCAAATGGTTCCCTAATTCGTGTTTCTTACGATCATTTTCGAATCAGTGACGCCTTCAGCTACTTCAAGTTAGTAAACCTCGGACAGTATTCTGGGGAGACCGGTGAGTATTATGTTACTGTTAAAGGTTGAAGATAACTTAAGATGTAACTAGTTAGACAGAATGTTTAAAATGACAATTGTATTCCAGTTAAGAATGTATGTAGACTATGTACCTGAGACAGCTTTTGCAAGTTCTTGGAAAAATATTCTCCGTATTTAATGTTCAAGCTTGCACGACCATTGCTCATCAACATCTCCATAAAACTTATCTAAGTGTTTTCAATCAATTCACTGTATTCACACAGATGTTGTCACATTGTGTCCAACAAACATGGCCTATACAAACTGCAGTACCGCTTGTCAACGAACTTGTGAAGCTCCAGGGATATGTCAGGATGACGTCTGTACGGAAGTTGAAGCCTGTGTTTGTCGCGATGGATACTTTTTGTTGGGATCAGACTGTGTACCTCGTGAACAATGTGGATGTTACGAATCAGAAGGGCAAACAATCATTCCAGTAAGTCATCTGAGAGTATTATTCCGAACGCCAATGGTTTTTCTACATTTGCAGGGTCATATCGTTACACTTCAATAATTCCAGCGAGTTTTACTCATTGGGTGACATTCATATATCAGTGGCGTGgcgttttaaatatataaaaattgaatTGTTGTCTACTTTCTTCGAATTCAGTGTTGTGTTTGCATGTTAGaatgttattttatgtttaaCTCTTTATTAGTTTTTATTCGTAATATCTAATGTTAGGATCTATCTGTCTATTGATCAGTGAGAAAAATGCAACATCCTACACACTAAGGTGATATTAATTATGTCACGATGTGTTCCAATCAAATCGTacacataaataaatgataGGGAGGGGCAGTGGTAAAACTAGGTATTGCATAGTTTGTGCTTAATGACAGGCATTGATAACTCTTTGAGTACATATTTTGGTCTTCAGGAAGGCGAGTTCAATGTGAATCCTAGATGTACAAGAAAGGGTGTTTGTACCAACGGACAAATCAGCTGGGATGAAACTTACGCTTGTAGTCCTAATGCGGTTTGTGACGTTAGGAACGACATAAGACGATGTTATTGTACTGGAGGTTACAGAGGTGATGGTGAAGTATGCGAGAGACCTCCTAAAGATTGTCAGGAAATTTATGAGGATGGAACCAGTGACGACGGTATTTACAGAATCGAACCAACCGGCTGGACCGGAGAGGCATTTGAGGTCTACTgtaacatgactgacggaggaggatggacggtaagagAAATAAATCGTTATTGAATGCGACAATATCCCAGTGGTGTAAATGATATGATGTTATTATCCGCTGTTCAAGTCACTTCGGTAGCTACAAAGTACATTCAAAGTAACGGTTGTTGTAACGTGTGATACCTCCTTAGTTAATTACAGTTCGcaaaatacatataaattactgaaaaagcGACTAATGTTAACTTGTACCATGACAATTGCACATGGAGCTCTAGTTATTTGAACTTCTGTCATAGGTCAATTGTTGTGCGCTTAATGTTTTGAAATCTTCTTACAGGTCTTCCAACGCCGTGTTGATGGAACTGAGGATTTCTACCTAGAATGGAACAGCTACAAGCAAGGCTTTGGACACATTGATCACGAGTTTTGGCTAGGAAATGATAAGCTGTATTACTTGACCAATCAAAAGAGATATGAAATCAGGATTGATCTTGTGAATAAAGAAGGGGCTCCGTACTACGCAAAATTTGACTTTTTCAGGATAAATGACGAAAGCGACAACTATCGATTATCCGGTGTTGGAACCTACAGTGGAACCGCAGGTTTGTCAACCTCGATTTCATTTCGTTATTTTCGAGTCTGGTTCGTGttgcaatattttattaaaaaccAAACAAATGTAACACATTACACACGCACATTATCAATAAAGAATTCTTTTACAGTGACCCACACGGGTTTTATATCAATTGACC
This window of the Apostichopus japonicus isolate 1M-3 chromosome 9, ASM3797524v1, whole genome shotgun sequence genome carries:
- the LOC139974005 gene encoding uncharacterized protein; the protein is MYCYQFYSLLRVSFFLWTAGFLDSSRTTAEAGTSDAANSDDGPSQSSFFFYQQSTYPRDCREVQEQCSSHNSTGVFMIKPDGYLEPFEVYCDSTDISGGWTVIQRRIDGSIDFGRDWDSYKTGFGFLSREFWLGNEKLSFLTNQKKYQLVIDMTTSNGSLIRVSYDHFRISDAFSYFKLVNLGQYSGETDVVTLCPTNMAYTNCSTACQRTCEAPGICQDDVCTEVEACVCRDGYFLLGSDCVPREQCGCYESEGQTIIPEGEFNVNPRCTRKGVCTNGQISWDETYACSPNAVCDVRNDIRRCYCTGGYRGDGEVCERPPKDCQEIYEDGTSDDGIYRIEPTGWTGEAFEVYCNMTDGGGWTVFQRRVDGTEDFYLEWNSYKQGFGHIDHEFWLGNDKLYYLTNQKRYEIRIDLVNKEGAPYYAKFDFFRINDESDNYRLSGVGTYSGTADDQSTPDGISLTYHRNQQFSTKDRDNDAYSGNCATYYLGAWWFKDCYYSNLNGRYGHSYFYWYYLPGSNIYLQFVEMKIRPV